The following DNA comes from Hyphococcus flavus.
CATCGCGCCAAGCGCGCCGGCGTGCGTAATTTACAGATACGTTCGCCAGCGGGCGGAGAGGGGTTGGATGATCTTTCAGGCAAAATGGATGTGGTGTTTGCCGACGCGCCATGTTCCGGCGCAGGCACATGGCGGCGCCATCCCGATACGAAATGGCGTTTGACGGAAAAGCAGTTGCAGACGCGTAACAGCGAACAGGCCCTAGTGCTGGGCGAAGCGTCTCAGTTCGTCAAACCCGGCGGGCGAATGGTGTGGGTGACTTGTTCTTTCCTGATGGAGGAAAATGAGGATCGTCTCGCTGCATTTTTGAATGACCACGATGAGTTCGTGCAGGTTCCTGCTCTCGAATGCATACTTTCGTCCGGCCTTATCACCGATGATGGTGCGGATATATTAAAAACCTGCGTGACGCCGGATGGGGCTGTTCGCCTGACGCCGGATAAAATCCGCGCTGACGGGTTTTTCATTGCGGTTCTGGAAAAACGCAGCTTGTCCGGCTGAACGCAATCATGGACACTAAACTATAACAGGATCAATGGAGGGGACACATCATGGATATCAACCGCAGAACGGTTCTCGGCGCGGGCGCTGTCGTATCGACGTTGGCGACTGCTGGCGCGGCTTCAGCCAAAAGCATAATAAACGGCGGAAACAAAAACCTTCGCAAGGCTGTTGGCGTGTTGGAGGATTACGCTGACCAGCATCGCGCGCATTGGGGCATCCCCGGCATGACCGTTTGCGTTGTCGGGCCTGACGGGTTTGAAGGACATGTCATGTCAGGGCTTGCCGATGTGGGACGAAAAGAACCTGTTGGTCCTGACCATGTATTCCAGGTCGGTTCCATCACAAAAATGATGACGGCGTTGACGCTATGGTCGCAAATCGATGAAGGCAAGCTCTCGCCTGATGCGCGCCTCACCGATCTGATGCCTGAAATAAAAGTGAAGGACGGAGACGCCATCACGCTGAAACATTTGCTTGATCATACGTCGGGGCTGCCACGTGGCGCTTCGCCTTATCTTGACGGCGGTTTGTGGACGAATTTCACGCCCGGTTCAAAATGGGCGTATTCGAACCTCGGTTACAAGCTAGCCGGTCATATTGCGGCGCGTACGGATGAAATCACCTATCCGGAATGCGTTGAACGCCGCTTGTTAAAACCTTTAGGCATGAGTTCATCGTTCGGCGCCTTGCGGTCTTCAGAACGGGCGAATTACGCCAAAGGCTATGAGATGAAGCGCATGGACCGGCCTTCGGTTCTGCCAAGCGATGTGGCGCGCGCGCCATGGGTTGATTATGATGGCGCATCGGGCTGCGTCGGCGCCACCAGCGCCGATATGGCGTTGTTCCTAAGCTATTTGCTGCAACTCGCTGGCGGCGATGGCGGGCCAGTGTTCTCAAATGAAGCCGCTCAGCGGTTTATGGCTGATCCCGCGCCAGCGCCAGGCTGGTCTGAGGAAGCGAGCTACGGCAACGGCATCGCCCGCATCACAGCTGACGAACGTCAATATCTCCATCACACCGGGGGGATGGTTTCCTTCACATCGTCATTGCATGTTGATCCGGAAGCCGGCGTCGCAGCATTTGCTTCCGGGAATGTGCACTATGCAACCGGGCATCGTCCGCGCAATATTACACTTTACGCGTGTCAGTTGATCAATGCTGCAATAAACAACGAAGATACGCCGGAAGCGCCGGAACTCGCCCGCACGGTTGAAAACCCGGATCAGTTCGCTGCTGTCTTTACTGCGGAAAACGGCGATGCGTTCGAGGTGAAAGCCGGTGACGAAGAACTTGTCGTACACAGGAACGGCCGTGTCAGCACGCTGCAGCCTTTAAGTCAGGGTTTGTTTGCAAGCGATGATGAAGAATTCGCAGCAACCGGTGTACAGATTGAAGTTGAAAATGAGAAAGCAGTTCGCGTTTGGGTCGGCGACCGGGAATATCTGGTCGCTGCTGAGGCGTGTTATGCAACTGTGCCGGGCGAAGTGATGGCGCTTGCAGGGGATTATCGCAATGATGACCGTTGGAGCGTGCCGATCAAAATATACACGCGCGGCGAGGGGCTGATCATGGTCAGGGCGAATTCCGTCAGCAAACTGACGCGGCTCGCCAATGGTGAATGGGCGATCGGCGATCCCGAAACCTCGACAGACAGTGTACGGTTTGATTCTGTTGTTGGTGGGCAGCCACAAAGGCTGACCATATCGGGTGATGTTTTTTACCGCTGGGCTGGCTGACAGCCTTAGACGGGCCATCCCCGAATTCCCTAATAAACGGTCGCGCACCTTACGGTATTCTCAGGATACGCTGCTTGACGGCTGAGTGCGTCTGCGCGATTTTTATGAGTGATAAACGGGGAGAGACGGGATGTTCAGGACAAGGCTTTTCGCGGCTTTAGGCGCCGCAGCTTTATTTTTGGCGCCCACCGGCGTGATTGCGGATGTGGTCGATCAGGAACAACTGATTACCGAAGACAGTCCAACGGCGATTGGCGGCGCATCCGAACAGGAACTCGCGCAGAGTTTTACAGTGGGCGTCACAGGGTACCTCACGCAAATTCGCATACCCGTTGCATGTTCTACCGGCGAACTGATTGTTGAAATCCAGCGGCTCAACGCCGACGGAGAACCTTCTGGCGCGGTGGTCACCGGCGCTCGCGTTGCGGCGGGTGATTTACCGGCTCCGCCAGGAACGTTCCGCACGATCAGGCTTTCTCCACCATTGCTCGTCGAAGCTGGCGACCGTTATGCAATCGTGCTGAAAAACGAAACGGGAGTTTGCTCCATACTGAGCGGTCCCGAAGGCGACAGTTACCCGGGCGGACAGTATTTCTACGATTCAAGGCCCAACCCGCCGGGATGGGTTGGCGGCAAGGATCGTCCTGCGCCGAGTTCCACGCCTGGTGACATGCCATTTCAAACCATTATCGATGACGGCGTCGGCGGCGGCTCGTCTAACCGTTGTTTCGGTAATACGGGCAGCGGTCCGGTGCCGCTTCCATTTGCGGATGATCTTCCGATCTGCCGATGCCTGTCCGATCCGGGCCTTAACCAATGGCGCTGCCGTCTACTGCATCCTGACTTTTTCATCGTGCGACGAATTCCGATGCCGCCATTCAACGCCAAGGATGTAATCACCGAAGAATGGGCCTTTACGCCTTTGCGCCCGCTGGATGGGTCCGTTCGCATGGTGATGTACTCGCCATATGCGCAAAAACCGGCTGTTTATGATTTCGGCAAAAAGAGCAAGCCGGGCAGTTTTGAGTACTTGCGCGTGGAGCGAAATTTGAAGGATATGGAGATGCTGAAAGGAGCGGCCGTGGAGTTCATGTATCCCATGCGAGACGCTTCATCCCCGTTCCAGAAATCGTTCGGCTTTGATCCGGGATTTGAGGAGTAGAAACAGGAAAATTAGGCGTGACGAGCGGAGCCGACTCCGCTAAAGGCTCAATATGAAACGAGACCTTCACGCCGCTCTTTCCGCCCAGCATCACCAGCGCGCCCTGATTGTCGATTTTGGCAGCCAGGTGACGCAGCTTATCGCCCGCCGACTTCGCGAGGCTGGCGTCTATTGCGAAATCCATCCGTTTAACAAGGTTGATGGCGCCTTTCTGGGGGCGTTTGCGCCGAAAGCGATCATTCTATCCGGCGGGCCTTCCAGCGTAAAAATCGAAGCAAGCCCGAAGGCGGACACGGCTGTCTATAATTATGGCGTGCCTATCCTCGGCATCTGCTACGGCGAACAGACGATTTGCGCACAGCTCGGCGGCGATGTGGAACGGTCCGATCATCGTGAGTTCGGGCGCGCGCATATTGAAGTTGTGAAACCAAGCGCGCTTTTCGACGGCGTCTGGGCGCGAGGCGAGCGCCATCAGGTCTGGATGAGTCACGGCGACCGGGTGAATGCAATTCCCGAAGGCTTTGAGGTGATCGCAAAATCTGACGGCACGCCGTTCGCCGCAATCGCTGACGAGGCGCGAAAGATCTACGGCGTGCAGTTTCATCCTGAAGTCGTGCACACGCCGGATGGGGCGAAGCTGCTCGCGAATTTTGTTCAGAAGATCGCCGGACTTTCAGGCGACTGGACCATGGCGGCGTTTCGCGAGGAGGCGATTGAGCAAATCCGTAAACAGGTTGGCGACGCTCGTGTCATCTGCGGTCTTTCGGGCGGCGTTGATAGTTCTGTTGCTGCAGTGTTGATTCATGAAGCCATCGGCGAACAACTCACATGTGTTTTTGTCGATACGGGATTGATGCGCGCAGGGGAGGGCGAGGAAGTCGTACGCCTCTTCCGCGACAGCTACAACATTCCGCTGATCCATGTTGAAGCGGAGGAATTATTCCTCGGCAAACTCTCGGGCGTCGATGACCCGGAAAAGAAGCGCAAGATTATTGGCGGACTTTTCATCGACGTGTTCGAGAAGGAAGCCGGTAAAATCGAGAATGCGGAATTTCTGGCGCAGGGAACGCTTTATCCTGACGTCATTGAAAGCGTTTCCTTTGACGGCGGCCCGTCAGTGACGATCAAGTCGCATCACAATGTCGGCGGCTTGCCGGAGCGGATGAACCTGAAGCTGGTCGAACCATTGCGCGAGCTTTTCAAGGATGAAGTGCGCGCGCTGGGCCGCGAGCTTGGGCTGCCTGATCATTTCGTCGGGCGTCATCCGTTCCCTGGGCCGGGCCTTGCTATCCGCATACCCGGCGAAGTGACGAAAGAAAAAGCGGACATTCTACGCAAGGCCGACGCCATTTATCTCGATGAAATTCGCAAGGCCGGTCTTTATGACGCCATCTGGCAGGCTTTTGCGGTGCTGCTGCCTGTGCGCACGGTCGGCGTCATGGGCGATGAGCGCACCTATGATCATGTGCTTGCCTTACGCGCCGTTACCTCAACCGACGGCATGACAGCGGATTATTATCCGTTCCCCCACGATTTTCTGGGTAAGTGCGCGACGCGCATCATAAACGAAGTCCGCGGCGTCAACCGCGTTGTCTATGATGTGACGTCGAAACCACCGGGCACGATTGAGTGGGAATGAGCAATCAACTCCGACGCATCGTCATCTGTATCGGACCCTCGGCGCGGCCATTGACGAATTGATCGACCATAGGGTTGCCGGACCTGTCGATGTCGTCAGGAGAGCCGCGCCAGATGATCCGTCCCTGATAAAGCATGGCGATCTCGTCAGCGATCTTTCGCGCTGACGCCATGTCGTGGGTAATGGAAATGGCGGTTGCGCCAATCGCTTTGACCCGTTCGACAATAAGATTGTTGATAACGTCCGCCATAATAGGGTCGAGACCGGTCGTCGGTTCATCGAAAAACAAAATTTTGGGATCTGACGCAATCGCCCGTGCAAGCGACACGCGTTTTTGCATGCCGCCTGATAGAGCCGCCGGTTGCAGGTTGCCGACTTCGGGCGCCAGGCCGACCTGCGTCAGGCAGTCGAGCGCCTTGTCGCGGGCGGCTTTGCGTGATTTCTTTTCGGAATAGATCAACCGGAACGCGATGTTTTCCCAAACCGTCAGACTGTCGAATAACGCCGCTCCCTGAAACAGCATGCCTGTCTGGTTGATCATGAAGCGGCGGTCGGCGTCTGTCTGGCGCGAGATATTGCGCCCGTCGACTTCAATTGTTCCGCGATCGGGCTTTAAAATGCCTAACATGCACTTCAGGAGAACAGACTTGCCCGTGCCGGAGCCGCCAATCACGACGAGTGAGCGCCCCGCGTCAACATCGAGGTCAACGCCGCGCAGGACGTCCCTTTTTTCAAATGACTTCTGCAAGCCTCGAATTAGAATTTTTTTCTTTGCATCGCTCATAAATGATCAGATCTCCACCAGAAGCGATGTCATCAGATAATTGGATGCGAGCACGACAACAGCGGACGCAACAACAGCGGTGCGTGTGGACGAGCCGACCCCTTGCGCGCCGCCGCGGCTGTTAAAGCCGTAGTAACAACCCATCACAGAGATGAGTAAACCAAAAACCGCCGCCTTGATCAGACCGCTGATTACGTCCCGGTTTTCAAGAAACTCTGCAATGTTGGTGACAAATATCGGGCCGGAAAAATCGAGCGCGTAAACAGCGACAAGGTAGCCGCCGTAGACGCCAATGATGTCCGCTATAAGCACCAGGAGGGGAAGCGCCAGCGTTGTCGCCAAAACGCGGGGCGCGATCAGATACTTGAATGGATCAACCGCCAGTGTCGACATGGCGTCAATCTGTTCGGTGACGCGCATGGTGCCGATTTCAGCCGCCATGGCCGAAGAGCACCGTCCCGCCACCATCAACGCCGCAAGGACAGGACCAAGTTCGCGGACAATAGAAACGCCAAGAATCTGGGGCAGGAAGGTTTCTGCGTTGAAGCGCAAACTGCCGTCGTAAATATTGAGCGCGAGGGCGCCGCCAGTGAAAATCGCTGTCAGGCCGACAACGGGAAGGGAGGCAAAGCCAATCCGCGCAAGGGCGCTGAAAAAGGCCCTCCAGTAAAACGGGCCCGTAACCCACGCAAACGCGCCGCGCGCACCGAAATCGGCGATCCGGCCGGTTTCACGCACGGCGTCGATGGCGACGCTGCCTGTCATGGCGAATGGGTTCATGAAACTCCCCTCATGAGTAACTAGACGTAGCGACGATCAACTCTGCCGCCAAGACCTGTAAACATGTCGTAGGGCACTCTATCGCAATTCTGCGCGGTTTCATGCACGGGCAGGGCAGGTCCGAAAAACTCTGCAATATCATGGATTTTGGGCGGATTCTTCAGGTCCGTCACATCAAGCGTGATGAAATCCATGGAAACCCGCCCGGCAAGCGGCGCGCGCTCGCCATTGATGATCGCGCTGGCGCGGTTTGACCCTGCACGCGGGTAGCCGTCGCCATAGCCGAGCGCGACCGTTGCGATCTGAAAAGGGCGCTTTGCGATGAAGGTGGCGCCGTAACCAATGGTCTCGCCGGGTGCCAGTTCTCTGAGCTGCACGACTGGCGCCCGTAACGCCACTACGGGCGTGATACGCTCATCATCAGTTTCAAACGGCGTGCCGCCGTAAAGCGCGATCCCTGCGCGAATAAGGTCGAAGTGATAGTCCCTGCCCATAAGTGCGCCGCCGGATGCTGCGAGACTGAGTTGCGCATCGGGAAAACTGGCCGCTACGTCCTTGAATGCATCAAGCTGCATTCTGTTTTTAGGATGCTCAGGTTCCGACGCACAGGCAAGATGGCTCATAGCCATGATGATGTTGAGATCAAGTTTTGCGATTTCTGCAACGTCGCTCACAGGCGCGCCGCGTCTGTTCATGCCGGTATCGATGTGAACGCCAGCGGGTTTGACGCCCATGCGCGTGCGCCAAAGATTTGCTTCCGCAATGCTGTTGATGACCGGGATCAGGTTGAACTGATCGAAGAGGGGAAGGGTTTTCTCGCTGGGACCGTCGAACACGAATATGCGCGGGCTGGATGTTTTCAAAAGCGTGCGCAGCGTTGCGCCTTCTTCTGGATAAACAACAAAGAACGTCTGACATTTTTCTCGTTCTAATAGCGCTTTTGTAATTGGCGCAGAGCCCAGACCATATGCATCGCACTTAACGACGGCGGCAGTTTCGGCGCCGGGCGCCTGGTCGCGGATCATGGCGAAGTTTGCACATAGCGCGGACAAGTTGATATCGGCCCATGGACCGCCGTCAAAAGTGATTGGAGGTGTGTTCATTGCACTAGCAATAAACAGGTTTTCAGACTGCGAAAAGGGAAATAGAGTTGGAGACAGTTTAACCGCGGAAGCTGTCGTCGTAGCGATCGTCTGCAAGGTTGGAGAATTTCGTCAGGCTGCCGTCGAAACGAAGCTCCACATTGCCAATCGGACCGTGCCGCTGTTTGCCGATGATGACTTCAGCTTTGTTTCTGGCGCTTTCCAGATGCTCAAGCCACTTGGCGTGTTCTTCCGTGCCTTCGCGCGGCGTCATGCGGCCCAGATAATATTCTTCGCGGTAAACGAACAGAACGACGTCGGCGTCTTGTTCGATCGAGCCGGATTCACGCAAGTCAGAAAGCTGCGGACGTTTATCGTCCCGCGATTCCACCTGACGGGAGAGCTGTGACAGGGCAATCACAGGCACGTCCAGTTCCTTCGCAAGCGCTTTCAGTCCCTGACTGATTTCAGTGATTTCCTGCACACGGCCATCGTTGCGTCGCGCGGAACCAACAAGAAGCTGCAGATAGTCAACAATCAGCAAGCCAAGCCCGTGCTGTCGCTTCAATCGGCGTGCGCGCGCGGCCAACTGTGCGATGGAAAGCCCGCCAGTATCGTCGATATAAAGCCGCAGTTTTTCAAGATCGCGTGCGGCGTGATAAATCTTGTCGAATTGTTCCTGATCGACTTCACCCCGGCGTATTTTTTCAGACGACACTTCGGCGAATTCGGAAATGATGCGGGTTGCGAGCTGTTCAGCCGACATCTCGAGTGAGAAGAACCCGACAACGGCGCCGTCCGTGGTCTTCATGACGCCATCAGCCTGCTTTTCTGCGCGATAGGCCTTGGCCGCATTGACCGCGATGTTGGTGGCGAGCGAGGTTTTGCCCATGGATGGGCGGCCGGCGAGAATGACAAGGTCAGATGGATGTAGCCCGCCCATCATGCGATCGAGGTCGCGCAGGCCCGTTGAGACCCCGGCAAGGCCGCCGTCGCGTTTCACCGCAGCATTGGCAAGTTCAATGGCTTCGGTGATGGCGGAACGAAAAGATTTGAAGCCGCCACCATATTTGCCGGTTTCGGCGAGCTTGTAGAGCGCCTGTTCGGCGTCCTGCAGTTGCTGATCGGGTTGATCATCCAGCGTGGCGACTTTTGCGCGGTCGAACATTTCCGATCCGATCGACATCAGGCCGCGACAGACGGAAAGGTCGAAAACGATTTTGGCGTAGTCCGCCGCACCCGCTGTCGAGGGAACGCTCGCCGCTAATTGCTCGAGATAGGTTTTGCCGCCAGCATCGAGATACCCTTGAGCATTGGCAAGGTACGTATCGATAGTGACAGGCGATCCGAGACGCCCCGAATTGATAAGGTCGCCGCATGCCTGATAAATCAACTGGTGAACAGGGTCGTAGAAGTGCTCGTCTTTAAGAAATGTCGAAACGCGATAAAAAATTTCGTTGTCAAAAAGAATGGCGCCGAGAATTGCTTGCTCAGCGTCGAGGCTGACGGGGAGCTTTTCCTCCGTACCTTGATTAATTGATGATCCTGGGTTTGATCCGTCAGCCATGGCAGGCTGTTTAACCAAAAAAAGCGCCGGCTGAACAGACAGCCGGCGCGCTTATTTTCCCCCATAGGGAGAGTTTTGTAACCGATACTAACTTACGTCGGTTTTGTTTTCTTCGTTGTCGCTTTCTGTGTTTTCTTCAACAGCGACGCCCGCGCCTTCGTCAAAGAATTCAGGCGCTGCATCTTCAGACGCTTCTTCTTCAACGGGCTTGTCTTCAGCTCGCGCAAGAACGTTTTCACCGCGCGCCTGACGTTCAGCTTCATCTTCTGAGCGGGCGATGTTGACGTTAATGGTGACGTCAACTTCCGGGTGAAGCTTAACACGAACGCCGAACACGCCAAGTGCTTTAAGCGGTTTGTCGAGGCGAACCTGTGAAGGAGTGATATGAACGCCAGCTTCCGATGCGGTATGGGCGATATCGCGTGATGAAACGGAGCCGTAAAGAACACCCGTTTCCGAAGATTGTCGAATGAGGACAAAGCTTTGTCCGTCGATCTTTGAGGCTGCGGCTTCGGCTTCTTTCTTGCGCTCAAGGTTGCGCGCTTCGAGTTCGGCTTTTTGCGCTTCAAAAACCTTCTTGTTGTTGTCGTTGGCGCGCAGCGCTTTTTTCTGCGGCAGCAGGAAATTGCGGGCGTAGCCCGGGCGCACCTTAACAACGTCGCCCATCTGGCCGAGGTTTTCAACGCGTTCTAGGAGGATGACTTCCATTGGTCTTACTCCGAGGCGTAAGGCAACAGCGCCAGTACGCGCGCGCGTTTGATCGCACGGGCCAGTTCGCGTTGCTTTTTGTGAGACACTGCGGAAATCCGCGACGGAACGATTTTGCCACGCTCTGATACAAAGCGTTGTAGCAACTTAGGATCCTTGTAATCGATCTTCGGCGCATTATCGCCGGAGAAAGGACAAGTTTTACGGCGTCTGAAAAATGGTTTGGCCATTGTTAATACCTTTCCCTGTTACCGGCGTCCGCGATCGCCGCGGTCACGATCGCCTTTGTCGTTGCGATCACGGCGCGAAAGGACCGGAGACGGTTCGGGATCGAGTTCATCGACTTTCACTGTGAGGATGCGCAGAACATCGTCATTGATTTTTTCCTGACGCTCAAGCTCGTGCACGGCTTCAGCCGGACCGTCGATATTGAAAAGGCTATAATGGCCTTTGCGGTTTTTCTTGATCTTGTACTGGAGATTGCGAAGCCCCCAATATTCAGACTTTTCGATTTTTCCGCCATTGTCGGTGACAATCTTGGCGAGCGTTTCGGTCAAGCCTTCGACTTGCGCCGGAGAGATATCCTGACGCGCGATAAAAATATGCTCGTATAGCGGCATTATAGCCAGCTCCTGCATCTAGGCGATGGAGACCTTCAAGGATCAGAGCTGGCGATCCTCTACCGGCCTGCGGCTCGCAAAACTAAGGGACCATCCCTTGAACTTGAGGACATGCCCCAAGCGCTTCGCGACCATCGCTCGTGAAGGCGCGGGGTGTAACCGAGGGCCGGCGCATTTGCAAGAGCCGTTTCGCAGGCGCGAAAAGGGTAAGGGTTAAGCGAACCAGCGCTCCATGAGGCCCCGGAAAAAGGCGACGGTCGCCGCTTCGCTGCAATGAGCTGCCGCATAGGTTCTGGCGGTATCTCCCAGGCGGGCGGCGAGGGCAGGGTCGTTCTCAAGGCGCTGAACGGCCGTGGTCAGGGCCTCAGCTTCATTTGGCGGGATGAGCAAGCCTGTCTTTTCGTCTTCAATATACTCAGACACGCCAGCCGCTGCGGTGACGATCTGCGCTTTGCCAAGGTGCATAGCACCGACGAGAGAGACGAGTCCGCAAGGGGTTTCCCGGCTGCGCAGAGGCAATAGCGCCGCCTTGGCGTGCCAGATGATCGACCAGGCTTCTTCAAACGGCAGGTTAAACAACACGGTCAGGTTGTCAGGGACCTCCAAACCATCGAAATTTTGCGGCCGCGCCACGGCCACGAATTGAAGGCCGGGACAGCGGCGCGCAGCCTCACACAGCACCGCATAATCTCGGGCTTCGCCACCAAGCGCCGCATAATAATCGCTGTCGATGGTTTTCTCGCCTGGTGAAGCGATTGGAGGCGCAACGCCCCATGGCGCGCGCAGCAGTTTGCTCTCGTGCAGATTGAAGAAATGCTCATAAAGCTTTTGTTCTGCATCGGTAAATACGGCGAAAGCATCAACTTTGTTGAAGGCAGGCCGCATTATGGCTTTGCGCGGGCCTGTGGGCAGGTCGGTAAAATTGAACGAATAAGCAAGGTGTTTCGCGGCGCCTTTCCGGCCGAACCACTCAGTCCAGGCGGTTGTCCACGGTCCGTGAGAAACGATCAGATCGAAAGGCTTT
Coding sequences within:
- the rpsR gene encoding 30S ribosomal protein S18; this translates as MAKPFFRRRKTCPFSGDNAPKIDYKDPKLLQRFVSERGKIVPSRISAVSHKKQRELARAIKRARVLALLPYASE
- a CDS encoding glycosyltransferase family 4 protein, giving the protein MSSQPPIRIATISNNPDPDWAWLRDVAGADFTIANRPLEWRAFSVAGKAGVENAATRFFGTRRLAFAAAKKPFDLIVSHGPWTTAWTEWFGRKGAAKHLAYSFNFTDLPTGPRKAIMRPAFNKVDAFAVFTDAEQKLYEHFFNLHESKLLRAPWGVAPPIASPGEKTIDSDYYAALGGEARDYAVLCEAARRCPGLQFVAVARPQNFDGLEVPDNLTVLFNLPFEEAWSIIWHAKAALLPLRSRETPCGLVSLVGAMHLGKAQIVTAAAGVSEYIEDEKTGLLIPPNEAEALTTAVQRLENDPALAARLGDTARTYAAAHCSEAATVAFFRGLMERWFA
- a CDS encoding serine hydrolase domain-containing protein; the protein is MDINRRTVLGAGAVVSTLATAGAASAKSIINGGNKNLRKAVGVLEDYADQHRAHWGIPGMTVCVVGPDGFEGHVMSGLADVGRKEPVGPDHVFQVGSITKMMTALTLWSQIDEGKLSPDARLTDLMPEIKVKDGDAITLKHLLDHTSGLPRGASPYLDGGLWTNFTPGSKWAYSNLGYKLAGHIAARTDEITYPECVERRLLKPLGMSSSFGALRSSERANYAKGYEMKRMDRPSVLPSDVARAPWVDYDGASGCVGATSADMALFLSYLLQLAGGDGGPVFSNEAAQRFMADPAPAPGWSEEASYGNGIARITADERQYLHHTGGMVSFTSSLHVDPEAGVAAFASGNVHYATGHRPRNITLYACQLINAAINNEDTPEAPELARTVENPDQFAAVFTAENGDAFEVKAGDEELVVHRNGRVSTLQPLSQGLFASDDEEFAATGVQIEVENEKAVRVWVGDREYLVAAEACYATVPGEVMALAGDYRNDDRWSVPIKIYTRGEGLIMVRANSVSKLTRLANGEWAIGDPETSTDSVRFDSVVGGQPQRLTISGDVFYRWAG
- a CDS encoding MlaE family ABC transporter permease, whose protein sequence is MNPFAMTGSVAIDAVRETGRIADFGARGAFAWVTGPFYWRAFFSALARIGFASLPVVGLTAIFTGGALALNIYDGSLRFNAETFLPQILGVSIVRELGPVLAALMVAGRCSSAMAAEIGTMRVTEQIDAMSTLAVDPFKYLIAPRVLATTLALPLLVLIADIIGVYGGYLVAVYALDFSGPIFVTNIAEFLENRDVISGLIKAAVFGLLISVMGCYYGFNSRGGAQGVGSSTRTAVVASAVVVLASNYLMTSLLVEI
- a CDS encoding replicative DNA helicase, which produces MADGSNPGSSINQGTEEKLPVSLDAEQAILGAILFDNEIFYRVSTFLKDEHFYDPVHQLIYQACGDLINSGRLGSPVTIDTYLANAQGYLDAGGKTYLEQLAASVPSTAGAADYAKIVFDLSVCRGLMSIGSEMFDRAKVATLDDQPDQQLQDAEQALYKLAETGKYGGGFKSFRSAITEAIELANAAVKRDGGLAGVSTGLRDLDRMMGGLHPSDLVILAGRPSMGKTSLATNIAVNAAKAYRAEKQADGVMKTTDGAVVGFFSLEMSAEQLATRIISEFAEVSSEKIRRGEVDQEQFDKIYHAARDLEKLRLYIDDTGGLSIAQLAARARRLKRQHGLGLLIVDYLQLLVGSARRNDGRVQEITEISQGLKALAKELDVPVIALSQLSRQVESRDDKRPQLSDLRESGSIEQDADVVLFVYREEYYLGRMTPREGTEEHAKWLEHLESARNKAEVIIGKQRHGPIGNVELRFDGSLTKFSNLADDRYDDSFRG
- a CDS encoding ABC transporter ATP-binding protein; the protein is MSDAKKKILIRGLQKSFEKRDVLRGVDLDVDAGRSLVVIGGSGTGKSVLLKCMLGILKPDRGTIEVDGRNISRQTDADRRFMINQTGMLFQGAALFDSLTVWENIAFRLIYSEKKSRKAARDKALDCLTQVGLAPEVGNLQPAALSGGMQKRVSLARAIASDPKILFFDEPTTGLDPIMADVINNLIVERVKAIGATAISITHDMASARKIADEIAMLYQGRIIWRGSPDDIDRSGNPMVDQFVNGRAEGPIQMTMRRS
- the rpsF gene encoding 30S ribosomal protein S6, encoding MPLYEHIFIARQDISPAQVEGLTETLAKIVTDNGGKIEKSEYWGLRNLQYKIKKNRKGHYSLFNIDGPAEAVHELERQEKINDDVLRILTVKVDELDPEPSPVLSRRDRNDKGDRDRGDRGRR
- the alr gene encoding alanine racemase codes for the protein MNTPPITFDGGPWADINLSALCANFAMIRDQAPGAETAAVVKCDAYGLGSAPITKALLEREKCQTFFVVYPEEGATLRTLLKTSSPRIFVFDGPSEKTLPLFDQFNLIPVINSIAEANLWRTRMGVKPAGVHIDTGMNRRGAPVSDVAEIAKLDLNIIMAMSHLACASEPEHPKNRMQLDAFKDVAASFPDAQLSLAASGGALMGRDYHFDLIRAGIALYGGTPFETDDERITPVVALRAPVVQLRELAPGETIGYGATFIAKRPFQIATVALGYGDGYPRAGSNRASAIINGERAPLAGRVSMDFITLDVTDLKNPPKIHDIAEFFGPALPVHETAQNCDRVPYDMFTGLGGRVDRRYV
- the guaA gene encoding glutamine-hydrolyzing GMP synthase — encoded protein: MKRDLHAALSAQHHQRALIVDFGSQVTQLIARRLREAGVYCEIHPFNKVDGAFLGAFAPKAIILSGGPSSVKIEASPKADTAVYNYGVPILGICYGEQTICAQLGGDVERSDHREFGRAHIEVVKPSALFDGVWARGERHQVWMSHGDRVNAIPEGFEVIAKSDGTPFAAIADEARKIYGVQFHPEVVHTPDGAKLLANFVQKIAGLSGDWTMAAFREEAIEQIRKQVGDARVICGLSGGVDSSVAAVLIHEAIGEQLTCVFVDTGLMRAGEGEEVVRLFRDSYNIPLIHVEAEELFLGKLSGVDDPEKKRKIIGGLFIDVFEKEAGKIENAEFLAQGTLYPDVIESVSFDGGPSVTIKSHHNVGGLPERMNLKLVEPLRELFKDEVRALGRELGLPDHFVGRHPFPGPGLAIRIPGEVTKEKADILRKADAIYLDEIRKAGLYDAIWQAFAVLLPVRTVGVMGDERTYDHVLALRAVTSTDGMTADYYPFPHDFLGKCATRIINEVRGVNRVVYDVTSKPPGTIEWE
- the rplI gene encoding 50S ribosomal protein L9, producing the protein MEVILLERVENLGQMGDVVKVRPGYARNFLLPQKKALRANDNNKKVFEAQKAELEARNLERKKEAEAAASKIDGQSFVLIRQSSETGVLYGSVSSRDIAHTASEAGVHITPSQVRLDKPLKALGVFGVRVKLHPEVDVTINVNIARSEDEAERQARGENVLARAEDKPVEEEASEDAAPEFFDEGAGVAVEENTESDNEENKTDVS